One Streptomyces sp. 840.1 genomic window, GTGAGCTCCACACCTGCTTCACCCCGGTGATCTCCGAGTTCAAGGACTTCATCGCGGCCCCCAAGTTCAACCTGTACCAGTCGCTGCACACCGCCGTGGTGGGACCCGAGGGTGAGGTCGCCGAAGTCCTCATCCGCACCCACCGCATGCACAAGGTGGCCGAGGCGGGCGTCATCGCCCTCGGCAATCCGTACGCCGCGGACAGCGGTGCGCAGAGCGCCGAGCCGGCCGACGGCGAACGGGCCGACCCGACCAGGCCCGGCTGGCTGTCCCGGCTCCTGGAGTGGCAGCAGTCCGCCACCGACCCCGACACCTTCTGGACCACGCTCCGCGCCGACCTCGCCCAGGACCGCGAGATCACCGTCTTCCGCACCGACGGCGGCACGCTCGGCCTGCCCGCGGGCGCCAGCTGCGTGGACGCCGCCTACGCCCAGTACGGGGACGCTGCGCACAGCTGCATCGGGGCCCGGGTGAACGGCCGGCTGGCAACGCTCGGGACCGCCCTCGGCGACGGCGACACCGTGCAGCTGCTCCTGGCCGAGGACGCCGCGTCGGGGCCCTCACCCGGCTGGCTCGACCACGCCAGGACCCCCACCGCCCGGATCGCGATCACCGGCTGGCTGGATGCCCACCCGCAGGACGCCGAGGCCGCGCCCGCCGACCCCAGGCCCGGACCGCAGCCCGCGCCGCCCGGATCAACCGGCTCCGCCGGCCGCGCCGCGAGCGCCCTGGTCGACCGCCCGGACGCCACCGTACGGCTGGCCGGCTGCTGCACCCCCGTACCGCCCGACGACGTCACCGGCTTCACCGTGCGGGGCGGCGCCGTAGCCGTCCACCGGCTCACCTGTCCGGCAGCGGCCCGCATGGAGGCCGTCGGCCGGGTACCGGTCGCGGTGAGCTGGGGCGAGGCGTCCGAATGCCGGGTGACGCTGGTCGCGGAGTCCTTCGGACGGCCCCGGCTGCTGGCCGACCTCACCGAGGCGATCGCCGGGGCGGACGCGGCGATCGTCTCCGCCACCGTCGAACCGCCCAGCGAACAGCGGGTGCGGCACACCTACACCCTGCAACTCCCCGACGCCGCAGGGCTGCCCGCGCTGATGCGCGCGATGCGCGACGTACCGGGGGTGTACGACGTGAGCCGCGCCCAGCACCCGGCCGCCGTTCTCTGACCGAGGCGGCCCCGGCCGGGGCCGGTGCTGTCGCGCCGCGACGGATCTCGTTCGAGTGGCGCGGCGCGCGCCGTCCCGTGACGGGCGGGGCGACGCTGGTAGCCGTAGTCCATGCCGTTCCTCTCCCGCCGCCTGCGGGCCGCTCTGCTGGCCACCGCGTCGGCCGCACTCGTCGCCGCCACCCTGCCCGCCCCGGTGCCGCTCGGCATCGGTGACCCGCTCTTCCCCCACCTCGGCAACCCCGGGTACGACGTACTCGCCTACGACCTCGGTCTCGACTACCGGGGCAGCAACAGCGAACCGCTCGAAGCCGTCACCACGATCGACGCGCGGACGACCGCGCCGCTGGACCGGATCAACCTCGACTTCACCCGGGGCACCGTGCACTCGGTCACGGTCAACGGCCTGCGCGCCGACTACACGCTGCAGGACGAGGACCTGATCATCGAGACGCCCGGCCGGCTCCCGG contains:
- a CDS encoding bifunctional (p)ppGpp synthetase/guanosine-3',5'-bis(diphosphate) 3'-pyrophosphohydrolase, producing MSAEATNPGAPIRRRGRPRIDLRRLGRVALLGPVSRDRLPDAIGHVAEAHRAHHPDADLTVLRRAYVLAETSHRGQMRKSGEPYITHPLAVTLILAELGAETTTLTASLLHDTVEDTEVTLDQVGEQFGDEVRYLVDGVTKLEKVDYGAAAEPETFRKMLVATGDDVRVMSIKLADRLHNMRTLGVMRPEKQARIAKVTRDVLIPLAERLGVQALKTELEDLVFAILHPEEYAHTHAVISAATRGADPLTAIAGNVASVLREAGIPAEVLVRPRHFVSVHRVGIKRGELRGTDFGRLLVLVGEDADCYGVLGELHTCFTPVISEFKDFIAAPKFNLYQSLHTAVVGPEGEVAEVLIRTHRMHKVAEAGVIALGNPYAADSGAQSAEPADGERADPTRPGWLSRLLEWQQSATDPDTFWTTLRADLAQDREITVFRTDGGTLGLPAGASCVDAAYAQYGDAAHSCIGARVNGRLATLGTALGDGDTVQLLLAEDAASGPSPGWLDHARTPTARIAITGWLDAHPQDAEAAPADPRPGPQPAPPGSTGSAGRAASALVDRPDATVRLAGCCTPVPPDDVTGFTVRGGAVAVHRLTCPAAARMEAVGRVPVAVSWGEASECRVTLVAESFGRPRLLADLTEAIAGADAAIVSATVEPPSEQRVRHTYTLQLPDAAGLPALMRAMRDVPGVYDVSRAQHPAAVL